Within Sorangiineae bacterium MSr11367, the genomic segment CAGTCGGCGCGCACGTGGCGCGGCGTTCTGCTGAGCGCTCCCTATTTCGACCTCGCGCTTCACGTGCCCCGCGCCAAGCTCGCGCTCGGGCGCATCGCCTCGCGCATCGTGCCCAAGCTGGGGCTTCCCTCGGGCTTGCAGGGCAAGGACCTGACGCACGACACCGCGCGCGCGCGCAGCTACGACGACGATCCGCTGGTCTTCCCGTTGGCCCGCGCTCGCTGGTTCCGCGAGACGCAGAAGGCTCAGGCCCGCGTGTTCACGCAGGCCGCCGAGTTCACCTTGCCGCTCTACATGGTCTTCGGCGCGGCCGATCCCGTCGCCAAGTTCGACGGCGGCAAGAAGTGGTTCGACACCGTGCGCTCTGCCGACAAGACCTGGGATCCGCGTGAGGGCCTCTTCCACGAGGTGCTCAACGAGCTCGCCTGGCGCGACATCGCCGACACCATGTCCGACTGGATCCTGGCACGCGTGAAGTAGCGTCCAGCTCTCTAGCGCGTACAGACGCCAATCGTCTTCGTCTTCGTGGTGACCGGCGCACAGGTGCCGCCCTCGCATTCGGCGTTGGTGCCG encodes:
- a CDS encoding lysophospholipase, with protein sequence MTIARDEGPITHRREDGPDLYFVSAMPKRARAAVGILHGYADHAARYTHVMDAWAERGVGSVAIDMRGHGRAKGTRGHCGRFTEFLSDAGELARVLSDRAAGVPLFLMGHSFGGLVAAHSVLQSARTWRGVLLSAPYFDLALHVPRAKLALGRIASRIVPKLGLPSGLQGKDLTHDTARARSYDDDPLVFPLARARWFRETQKAQARVFTQAAEFTLPLYMVFGAADPVAKFDGGKKWFDTVRSADKTWDPREGLFHEVLNELAWRDIADTMSDWILARVK